The stretch of DNA TTACGTCCTTTTTGGTATTGGTAAGCGACACTCGGTAAAAGTGGGGCTTTTTAAACCATACTTCAACTTTGTACTCCTGAGGGGCGGTACCGCTGTTGATGGTCATGGTGCCTTTGCTTTTGTAGCTTTCCATCTTCTCTGAGCGTTTGGACAGATCGCTCACGATTTCTTCCGGGGTTTTTTCGCCGCAGCCGGCAAGAAAGACGATCGCTGACAGCAGCACGACGCAAACCCATGTGATCCGACGCATTTCATCCACCCTTTCCCGATGGAGAGACGCCAGGTCTATCCTTCGAAATGTGTCGGTCAGGCACGGGAGCGCAATTGGATCAACTGATGAAGAGCAGGTCCGATGGCACGAACAACATCGGTGGCAACAACGCTATCCGGAGTATCGACAACGGCTAGACGGCCGGCGCGACTGTGCAGATGAACCGATAGGGCCGCCGCTGCAAACGGTGGAATGCCACGGGCCAACCAGGCTCCCAGAATCCCGGTCAACACATCACCGGAACCGGCTTTAGCTAGTGCGGGTGCTACATTTCCCTCAACGACGCAGGACCCGTCCGCCGCTGCGATAATGGTGTGACTTCCCTTCAACACCACGGTTACACCGTACTCTCGGGCCCAATCCCGAGCCACCCCTGGACGATTCGCCTCCACTTCGCTTACGGTACAAGCGGCGAGACGGGCCATCTCGCCCGGGTGTGGGGTTAGGACGACGGTCGATGCAACCTGACGCAGGATCGCAGGTTCGCGCGCGAGCAAGTTGAGACCATCGGCATCCAGTACCACCGGGCAGCCCAACTCCAGCAGAGGTTTTAACCACGTAACGTTGGACACACGGCCCAACCCCGGACCGACAGCAACAGCGCGGAAGCGATTTTTTCGCTCATCCCATCCTAGAGGAAGAGAATCGGCAAAACCGCCGTCGCCACGATCAGGCCACCCCCACACGAGTGGCTCTGTCACCTGGGAAGCCATCGCTGTCTCTTGCCCTTCCGGCACGGCCACCGTCACCATGCCGACACCGGTGCGGTAGGCGGCCATTGATGCCAATGCTGCCGCCCCCAACATGCCGCGGGAACCTCCCACCACCATCATGTGCCCATGTGTGCCTTTGTGCGACCATGGAGAGCGAGGGTGGAGATACTCTCCCCACTCATCGATGCCGTTGAGGCGGGCAGTAGGGGGGTGGGTTTGGTGAGCAACAGCAGGGATGCCGATGTCGGCCACCGTCAGCTCGCCACAGTGCTCCGCCCCTGGCTGTAGATAATGCCCCCACTTGGGTCCAGCCAAGGTAACGGTCCAATCGGCCTGAACCGCCTTCCCCGGTACCGCTCCGGTGTCCGTCTCCACCCCGCTGGGGAGATCGACCGCCAAAATTCGCCCCCGTGTCTCCCGGTTGACTGCAGCGATCACCGTTTGTAACGGCTCCCGCGGTTGACCGCGTACACCGGTACCCAGCATGGCGTCGATCACCCAGTCGGAACGGCGCAGGTCATCCACCAAATCCGGCAAGCGCTCTTGTTCCCACTGGAGCGGGTGGGGTTGAGAGCGGAGGCAGACATCGCGAAAAAGGCGTGTCTCCGCGGACATTTTCGCCGTCGGTCCCAGTTGCCACAAACGCACGTGCCAACCTGCCGACGCCAACAAGCGGGCGATGACGTAGCCGTCACCACCGTTGTTGCCCGTTCCGGCCAATACTGTTGCCCTACCTAAACCGGGATGACGTTTCAGTAACTGTCGTGTCACCGCTTGGCCCGCATTTTCCATCAGAACCGCTCCCGGTACACCGATCGTTTCGATGGCGTACCGGTCCAAATCGCGCATTTCCTGTGCAGTGTAGAGATACAAGGATGTCCCTCCTAACCGCGTTACCATCATATGTCCCAGTCGGTGGTGTTATGCAGACAAGGTTGACAGGCTACTCGCCTCTTCAGTAAAACAGATTGATGACAATGTGGACTCGGGTCCCGATTTCCGTCTTCGCGCCTCTTTCCCTTGCAATGATGAAGGGCTGTCCGCTCCGTCCCCTCCGACCCCAACCAGCGTACATCAGGAAAAGTATGTGTGCCACTAAACGGTTAGGGCCTGCGGAGACTCCGTTAAGCAGTCGGTCAAAGTAAGACTAAAGTACGGAGTGACCGAGGCGAGACTTGTGCTTTAGTGCGAAGGGCGCTACACCGAAAATCGCTCCCCTCTTCCCATTACTGGGGTTTGTCAGCAACCTCAAAAGCAATTGTCGCTCAAGCAAACTCGTAAGCTCAATCTCTCTGTTCGACGACGACAAATGCTGTAGCCTGCTCTTCCGTATGGGTGATCGACAGATGGATCGCGATATCGCTGTTCCAACCGAGGCGTGTTTGAGCCACCTTCGACAGACGGGCGATCGGTTTTCCCCGCTCATCCGGTAGAACCGTGATATCACAAAAATTAACCATGGCGCCAATTCCCGTTCCAGCCGCCTTGGACAGCGCCTCTTTGGCGGCGAAGCGGCCGGCCATC from Desmospora activa DSM 45169 encodes:
- the acpS gene encoding holo-ACP synthase, translating into MIVGIGTDSISCARIAAFGPQRLAKRILTPEEQAYLPTSEKRRIEWMAGRFAAKEALSKAAGTGIGAMVNFCDITVLPDERGKPIARLSKVAQTRLGWNSDIAIHLSITHTEEQATAFVVVEQRD
- a CDS encoding NAD(P)H-hydrate dehydratase; translation: MYLYTAQEMRDLDRYAIETIGVPGAVLMENAGQAVTRQLLKRHPGLGRATVLAGTGNNGGDGYVIARLLASAGWHVRLWQLGPTAKMSAETRLFRDVCLRSQPHPLQWEQERLPDLVDDLRRSDWVIDAMLGTGVRGQPREPLQTVIAAVNRETRGRILAVDLPSGVETDTGAVPGKAVQADWTVTLAGPKWGHYLQPGAEHCGELTVADIGIPAVAHQTHPPTARLNGIDEWGEYLHPRSPWSHKGTHGHMMVVGGSRGMLGAAALASMAAYRTGVGMVTVAVPEGQETAMASQVTEPLVWGWPDRGDGGFADSLPLGWDERKNRFRAVAVGPGLGRVSNVTWLKPLLELGCPVVLDADGLNLLAREPAILRQVASTVVLTPHPGEMARLAACTVSEVEANRPGVARDWAREYGVTVVLKGSHTIIAAADGSCVVEGNVAPALAKAGSGDVLTGILGAWLARGIPPFAAAALSVHLHSRAGRLAVVDTPDSVVATDVVRAIGPALHQLIQLRSRA